In Nicotiana tabacum cultivar K326 chromosome 2, ASM71507v2, whole genome shotgun sequence, the following proteins share a genomic window:
- the LOC142166933 gene encoding nuclear transcription factor Y subunit B-4-like, translating to MYVCKQAKREQDLHLPIANVTRIIRRILPQHAKVSDDAKEAIQELVSEFINHITNIANERCHREQRRTVTAEDVIWAMNKIGLTNYVGPLTLYLQKHREQEASGQRIRPNTVRPNVELGLARRTGSAQVLPINYAPGPGYPYPHFPPSGVFYDPAVHVMMNGFSDMMNYMRSEEIGENDGPAESSSSTATNYGLPTGVNDPYGHFKQ from the coding sequence atgtatgtatgtaaacAAGCCAAGCGCGAACAGGATCTGCACCTccccatcgcgaacgtgacaaGAATCATTCGCCGGATTCTCCCACAACATGCAAAAGTCTCAGACGATGCTAAAGAAGCCATTCAAGAATTGGTGTCCGAATTCATCAACCACATCACTAACATAGCTAATGAACGTTGCCATAGGGAACAACGCAGGACTGTGACAGCTGAGGATGTCATTTGGGCAATGAATAAAATTGGGCTGACCAACTACGTTGGGCCTCTCACCCTATACCTCCAGAAACATCGTGAACAAGAAGCCTCGGGCCAACGGATCAGGCCCAATACTGTGAGGCCCAATGTGGAACTTGGGCTGGCACGGCGTACTGGGTCAGCCCAAGTTTTGCCGATTAACTATGCACCTGGGCCGGGTTATCCATACCCGCACTTCCCGCCGAGTGGAGTGTTTTATGATCCAGCAGTTCATGTTATGATGAATGGGTTCAGTGACATGATGAATTACATGAGGAGTGAAGAGATAGGGGAGAATGATGGGCCAGCTGAGTCATCATCTTCAACTGCTACTAACTATGGTTTGCCAACTGGGGTTAATGATCCATATGGACACTTCAAACAGTGA